The window TCAGCCATATGCTCGCAACTTGCGTCCTTGAGTTCTTCTGAGGCGAGGCTGATGATCCGGTCCCGGACGTCGTGGGTTATAGCGTGTTTTGGTTTACGGCCTCGGTTTTTGTGGACGAGGAAAGCCTCGCCCTCCTGTTTCATTCCTTTCTTGAGGCGCATAACCTGACGTTCGCTGAGACCAAGGAGGACGGCAGCCTGCCGAATGGATACCTTGCCTGCAAGGACCCGTTCCATAATACCTAGTCTCCTGGCTTCCTTGGGTTTCAAGAAAACGTCTCCCTTCATGGGTGACATTTTCTCAGACCGCTTATGAGGTGACAATATCACAGGCCAATAGCAGTTAGTGATGTGCCTGCCTTGACCCTTTAGCGTTAAAGAGTTATAATGCATAGGTAGGAGGTGGTGTGCAATGGCCGAGAAGATCAGTGTGTACGTGGATAAGGAACTACATCGTGTCCTCAAATCAGCGGCAAGTCTCCGGGGGAAGTCCTTATCGGAATTTATGGTTGAGGCGGCGTTACGTGCGCTTCATACTCCGGACCGGAAGACGGCTTCTGCTGCAATGGACCGGATCCGCGGTTCAATAAAAGGCACTGTTTCCACAGAGGAGCTTCGTGATATGCGAAACGAGGGAAGACGGTGCTGATCCGGAGTTTTGTTGTTGATACGTCAGTGGCTTTGTCTTGGCTCCTACCGGGAGAAGATACTCATAGGACTTTGCCGTTGCGTGATTATGCTGTAGAAAACCCCCAAGTCGAGTTACTTATTCCGCCGACCTTTTGGTATGAAGTAGCAAATGTCTTATGGGTAGCGGTACGGCGGAATAGAATAATACAATCTGCCGCTATAGAAGCCTTGAAGTCCCTCTTGGAGTTTCGACTTGATGTTTGGGTGGCTGATCCGGTTACCAGCCTGTCTCTTTCCTTCGATCAGAACCTTGCTGTATATGATTCCGCTTACCTGAGTATAGCGGTGGAACGCAACGCAGCACTATGGACCATAGATAAAGCTTTGGCCGAGGCTGGTAAACGCTTGAATGTCCTTGTTGAGCCCGCTGCAGAACATAGCTGAATGTTCTTGCTGGCCGTTTTCGGCGCCAAGGCGCCGGGTACCCCGGTATTTGTGCCGGGCGGCGTATGCTGTTCGCCGTGAAAGGCACCGCCGAGGGGAAAACGCACGTTGACCCGGCGGTAGCCGGCAAATCAAAAAGTACCGCGATTTTCCGTGCAAGGGTTATCAGCCTCCTTTTTACGCTCTAGACAGGATTTGCCAGTATCAAGGACGATCTTTCACGCCGAGATAATCCTTTAACGCGTTCTGCAAGATATGGACGAGAGGTTTTTACCCCAGCGGTTCTTTACTACTGGAACCCGCTGTAGTATACTTTTCATATGGCAAACTGCAAGCGGGAGGTAAGGTTCAGTGCAGAAGGTCACTATTTCCGAAAAAGGACAAATCTCCATCCCGGTTTCCTTACGCAGGCGGTACGGTTTGAAGAAGGGCGACAGGTTGGCCGTAGAGGAGGCCGATGGCGCCATCGTGCTGCGTCCCCTGCCACGGCACCCCTTGCTGGCCCTTAGGGGCAGGCTGAAGGGCGCGGATGGAGAGAGGTTGACAGACCTGTTGCTTAAGGAGCGCGCCGCGGACAGGGAGCGGGAGCGGCGTTGAGGCCCCGGAGGTTCGTTTTCGACAGCTACGCTGTGCTCGCGCTGGTGGAGGATGAACCGGGAGCGCAGGTGGTGGCCGAAATTATCGCCGATGAAGCGGCGGAGCTGTACCTGAGTGCGGTCAGCCTGGGAGAAGTTTACTACATTCTCTTCCGAAGGCAGGGCGAACCGGTGGCGGAAGAGGTGGTGCGCGGCGTTATGCAGGAGGAATCGCTTACCACCGCCGAGGCCTCGTGGTTGAGGGTAAAGGACGCAGCCCGCATCAAAGCGGGAGGCGGGCTTTCGTATGCCGATGCTTTTGTTTTGGGGCTTTCTCTGGAACTCGAGGCACCGGTGGTCACCGGCGACCCCGAGATCCGGGCGGCAGCCGGGAGACTCGGCGTAAAAGTCGTCTGGATCGGCAGATAGGCTGACCGAAGCATGTGACGATAGGAAGCGAACCTTCACTGGCTGGCCGCCTGGGCCCTGGCCCTTCTTCTGTCGGTTGCGGGACAGTGGGCGGGACTGCGGGTCGGAGAGAAAAACTGACGGGAAACGGCGGAGAATAGCAAAAGGCTGAATGGGGTCAGATGGCTGCCGTTCGGGTTTCCTTTTTGACAAGTGACCGTTTTTGCTGTTGACTTTTGCATCCGGCCGTCTTAAACTAATCCGTAGATACAGTGAAGTGTCTGCAAGCGATGGCGCCCTGGAAGGGCGCCTGTTGTTTTTGGGGCGTCGACATCGCCCCCGGCGGCCGCCCGAGGCGGTGCGTTAAACGGTAAGGAAGCCAGAAAGCCCGGGCACCGGTGCCCCGCAAGACTGCCGTGCGCAGTCCCCGGGGTTTTTTGTTTCCCGGAGCGTCCGATGGGCAGTGAAGCCCCTGAGGCGACGTATATGTGGCCGTCCGGGGGCTTTCTGTTTTTCTAAACACGGTTGAGGAAGTGCTTTATGCCGCAAGTCTTTCTTGTCGATACCACGTTAAGAGACGGAGAACAGACCCCCGGCCTGGTGTTCTCCACCGAGGAAAAGGTGGCTGTTGCTTCCGCCCTGGATCGGTTGGGGGTAGAGTTGATTGAGGCCGGTATTCCGGCCATGGGGGTCGACGAACAGAAGGCCGTCCGTGCGGTCCTCGGCGCCGGCCTCCGTGCCCGGGTCCTGGCCTGGAACCGCGCCCATCCGTCTGACATCGAGGCCTCGCTGGCCTGCGGCGCGACTTGCCTGCAAATTTCTTTCCCCGTATCGGACATTCACCTGCAGCATAAGCTGGGGCGGACGAGGAGTTGGTTACTGGCGCGGCTGGAGGAAGTGATGGCGCTGGCTGTCGCCCCGGGACGAGAGGTTGCGGTGGGAGCCGAAGATGCGTCCCGGGCTGACCCGGCGTTCCTGCGCCTCTTTGCGAAAAAGGCGGAAGAAGCCGGGGCCTGCCGCCTCCGGTACTGCGATACGGTAGGGGTGCTTGACCCCTTCCGGTCGCGGGACGCCGTATCGGATCTGACGCACAAGCTCAACATCCCTTTGGAGTTTCACGCCCACAACGACTTCGGCATGGCGACGGCCAACACCCTGGCGGCCGTAAAGGGCGGGGCGGCCTACCTCGACGTGACTGTCAACGGTCTGGGCGAACGGGCCGGAAATGCCTCGCTAAGCGCGGTCGCCCGCGGGCTCCGGCAGTTCTACGGGATGGAAGTCGTCCGTGAGGAAACCGAACTGGCAATGCTGGAGGGATGGGTAAACTCCGTTAGAAAGAGAGCTGCATTCTTCAGCCGGGACTACGGGTTGACTCTGGGGGCTTTTAACCGGGCTTTGCGAAACGGAGAACAGACGAGATATCGGTTGGCCACCGGCACTCTTTAAAACTATTCGGGATGAAACAGACCATGCAAAAGGCGGTAGCAGACTTCCGGGAGTTTATCGTTGTGGTCGCCAACGTTCCAGTCCTGGACGAGGAAGCCTTGTCGATGTTTACGTTGGCCTTGCTCTAATTGTATGTGCTTGGAAAGGAGATGGGGGTTTGTGAAGAAGGTTGTTGCTTTTATGGCTACGCTTTTAGTTCTTGCGGGACTCCTGGCAGGCTGCGGGAGTCCGGGTAAGGAACCGGCGAACGAAGCGGAAGCGGTGGGTCTAACTGTTTCGGCTGCGATAAGCCTTAAGGATGCCGTTGAAGAACTTGCAGCCATTTACACTGATGAAAACCCTGCGATAAGTATCACATTCAACTTTGCATCATCCGGAACCCTGCAGAAGCAAATTGAAGAAGGCGCCCCGGTGGATCTGTTCATCTCTGCAGGAATGAATCAGATGGACGCCCTGGCCGAAAAAGGGCTGATTGTTAAGGACTCACGCCGGGACATCCTGGGCAACGAGCTTGTCCTTATCGCCGGGCAGGAAAGCACACTTACCGGGTTCTCCGGCCTGACTGACGGGAGTGTCGCCAGAGTTTGCATAGCCAACCCGGAAACGGCGCCGGTGGGCAAGTATGCCAGAGAAACCTTGACCACCTTTGGGCTTTGGGACGAACTCCAACCCAGACTGGTATTGGCCAAGGATGTCCGCCAGGTCCTGACCTACGTCGAGACCGGCAATGTTGATGCGGGTCTAGTCTACCGCTCCGACGCCATGGCCGGGCAGGGCATCAAGATCGTGGCCGTAGCGTCGGAAGACTCCCACGGACCTATTGTCTACCCGATGGCTATCATCAAGACAACCAAACACCGGAAAGAGACGGAAGCTTTTGCGGCTTTTCTTGCGAGCGATGAAGCCGCCAAGATCTTTACCGAACACGGCTTTAAGCCGCTCGGCCGGTAGGTGGCGCAGCGATGTTGGAATATGCGGTCGACTGGCATCCGGTGCTGCTTTCCCTCCGGGTGGCCCTGATTGCCGTCATCGTTGTCATCGGCCTGGCGTTGCCCCTGGCTCGCCTGCTCGCCCGGCGGGAATTCTTCGGGAAGGACGTGCTTGAAGCGGCGATAACCCTGCCGCTGGTGCTCCCGCCTTCGGTGATCGGCTACGGCCTGCTGATGCTGGTCGGCAAAAACGGCGTGATCGGCCAGTTCCTGGACAGCCTGGGGATCACGCTGGTCTTCACCTGGTGGGCGGCCGTGCTGGCCTCTACCGTGGTCGCCTTTCCCCTGATGTATCAGAGCGCCACGGCGGCTTTCAAGAGCGTTGACGTCAACTACGAGAAGGCGGCGAGGACTCTGGGAGCTGGTGAAACGCGAGTCTTTCTTACGGTTACGCTGCCCCTAGCCTGGCCC is drawn from Candidatus Desulforudis audaxviator MP104C and contains these coding sequences:
- a CDS encoding type II toxin-antitoxin system VapC family toxin → MLIRSFVVDTSVALSWLLPGEDTHRTLPLRDYAVENPQVELLIPPTFWYEVANVLWVAVRRNRIIQSAAIEALKSLLEFRLDVWVADPVTSLSLSFDQNLAVYDSAYLSIAVERNAALWTIDKALAEAGKRLNVLVEPAAEHS
- the modB gene encoding molybdate ABC transporter permease subunit; protein product: MLEYAVDWHPVLLSLRVALIAVIVVIGLALPLARLLARREFFGKDVLEAAITLPLVLPPSVIGYGLLMLVGKNGVIGQFLDSLGITLVFTWWAAVLASTVVAFPLMYQSATAAFKSVDVNYEKAARTLGAGETRVFLTVTLPLAWPGILAGLVLSFARALGEFGATLMVAGNIPGQTQTVPLAIYFAVESGDNVTAGRLVAIITVFSFAVVFWVNRWAKRHNRRDGE
- a CDS encoding AbrB/MazE/SpoVT family DNA-binding domain-containing protein is translated as MQKVTISEKGQISIPVSLRRRYGLKKGDRLAVEEADGAIVLRPLPRHPLLALRGRLKGADGERLTDLLLKERAADRERERR
- the modA gene encoding molybdate ABC transporter substrate-binding protein; amino-acid sequence: MKKVVAFMATLLVLAGLLAGCGSPGKEPANEAEAVGLTVSAAISLKDAVEELAAIYTDENPAISITFNFASSGTLQKQIEEGAPVDLFISAGMNQMDALAEKGLIVKDSRRDILGNELVLIAGQESTLTGFSGLTDGSVARVCIANPETAPVGKYARETLTTFGLWDELQPRLVLAKDVRQVLTYVETGNVDAGLVYRSDAMAGQGIKIVAVASEDSHGPIVYPMAIIKTTKHRKETEAFAAFLASDEAAKIFTEHGFKPLGR
- a CDS encoding type II toxin-antitoxin system VapC family toxin; translation: MRPRRFVFDSYAVLALVEDEPGAQVVAEIIADEAAELYLSAVSLGEVYYILFRRQGEPVAEEVVRGVMQEESLTTAEASWLRVKDAARIKAGGGLSYADAFVLGLSLELEAPVVTGDPEIRAAAGRLGVKVVWIGR
- a CDS encoding DUF1778 domain-containing protein; this encodes MAEKISVYVDKELHRVLKSAASLRGKSLSEFMVEAALRALHTPDRKTASAAMDRIRGSIKGTVSTEELRDMRNEGRRC
- a CDS encoding homocitrate synthase, whose protein sequence is MPQVFLVDTTLRDGEQTPGLVFSTEEKVAVASALDRLGVELIEAGIPAMGVDEQKAVRAVLGAGLRARVLAWNRAHPSDIEASLACGATCLQISFPVSDIHLQHKLGRTRSWLLARLEEVMALAVAPGREVAVGAEDASRADPAFLRLFAKKAEEAGACRLRYCDTVGVLDPFRSRDAVSDLTHKLNIPLEFHAHNDFGMATANTLAAVKGGAAYLDVTVNGLGERAGNASLSAVARGLRQFYGMEVVREETELAMLEGWVNSVRKRAAFFSRDYGLTLGAFNRALRNGEQTRYRLATGTL